Part of the Tumebacillus sp. BK434 genome is shown below.
TGAATCGGGGTGCGCGGTTTGGCTTCCGGCACTTCCAGCGGATAGCCGACCGGCAGGAAGCCGACGATCTCCATCCCCTGCGGCAGTTGGAGCAGTTCACGCACGCGGGGTGAGACGCCAAGCGAGGACCAGCCAGTGCCGACTCCATCGGCGTGGGCGGCCAGCATGAAGTTCTGAATGAAGCAGGCCACCGCTGCGATATGCTCATCCCGGTCGACCGCCGTTTTCGCCGGTGTGGAGGCAACGGCGAGCAGGAGCGGTGCGCCGCCAAAATCGGTCTTGTGCTTCACGTGCGCCCGCGTTTCCGGACCGACCACGCAGACGATCCAAGGCTCGGCCATGCGGTGGTTTGGCGCATAGCTGGCCCAAGTCAGCCACTCCTCGACATGCTCCATCGGCACCGGGTCCGGCTTGAATTGTTTGATGTTGCGGCGGGTGAGAATCGCATCTTTTACATCCATCAGTACGCGCTCCTTTCCAAGTACCAAAAGTATCTCCTAGTAGGATATGTGGGCATACCGAAATTGTAGTATTCCGAATTTTTTTCAACGACGCAAACAGGTTTGTATTTTCCACAAGGTTGGATTATCCTAAGGAAGATGTGTGTGGAAGGGGGCTATGCGGATGGATAAAGCTTCTGTTCGCGCGATGGTGATCAAGAAAGTCGTTGACGAACTCTATCTTGACGAGCAGTTTGTCACCGAGCAGATTGACGCGATGGAAAAGGAGCTTGGCGATGACCTTTACGGCCGCGACACGATCGCGGAAGTAGTCGCCCGCATGCTCGACATCATGGACGACGTGGAGTGGTCCAGCGACAAATCCGGCCTGGTCGACAAGCCTGTCAAGAAAGTAAACTGATCGGCGTACAAGCATCTAAGAGGTAAGGAAGCAGCATACTAGTCTCATCTGTTACCATTCAAAAGGAGTGACGCCAGATGAATCAAGAGTATACGCTTCGCTGTTCGCTCTGCGGCACAACGCATGAAGCGGACGCGGCATCGGTCGAACAGGTACAGGCTGCGAAAGAAGGCAGCTCCACCTTTATCTGCGATACGTGCGGACGCAAAGTGCAGTTCGAAAGCGAACAAAAATTCCGCTAAGAAATTGTCACTGATTTGTCGATTCTTGCAGGACTCGGACGAAACGGGTCGAATATAGAAGTTTGGTTTGGGCAATTGTACATTTTTTCACGAATCAAGTGGAGGAGGAAGCGGAATGAACATCCATGAGTATCAAGGCAAAGCTGTCTTGAAAAAGTATGGCGTCGCGGTTCCGAACGGCCGCGTGGCCTTTACGGTAGATGAAGCAGTACAGATCGCTGAAGAACTGGGCGGCAAAGCTGTAGTGAAAGCACAGATCCATGCAGGCGGCCGCGGCAAGGCAGGCGGCGTCAAGCTCGGCAAGAGCGTTGACGAAGTACGTACATACACAGAACAGATTCTCGGCATGACCTTGGTCACGCATCAGACCGGCCCGGAAGGCAAGGTTGTCAACCGCCTCCTGATCGAAGAGCTGTCCGACATCAAGAAAGAGTACTACATCGGCCTCGTCGTCGACCGCGCGACCCAGCGCGTCGTCATGATGGCGTCTGAAGAAGGCGGCACCGAGATCGAAGAAGTGGCAGCAGCAACTCCGGAGAAGATCTTCAAAGAAGCGATCGACCCGGCTGTCGGTCTGGCTGCTTTCCAAGCGCAAAAGCTGGCGTACGCGATCAACATCCCGAACGAGCTGGTCAAGCAGGCTGTGAAGTTCATGCAAGGCCTGTACAACGCTTTCGTTGAAAACGACTGCTCGATCGCTGAGATCAACCCGCTCGTCGTCACCGGCGACGGCCGCGTTGTCGCGCTGGATGCGAAGCTGAACTTCGACTCCAACGCCCTGTTCCGCCATGCGGACATCCTCGAACTGCGCGATCTGGAAGAAGAAGATCCGAAAGAGATCGAAGCTTCCAAGTTCGACCTGACCTACATTGCACTCGAAGGCAACATCGGCTGCATGGTCAACGGTGCAGGCCTGGCGATGGCGACGATGGACACCATCCAGCACTACGGCGGCACCCCGGCGAACTTCCTTGACGTAGGGGGCGGCGCGACCACTGAGAAAGTTACGGCTGCCTTCAAGATCATCCTGTCTGACGAAAACGTCAAAGGCATCCTCGTCAACATCTTTGGCGGCATCATGAAGTGTGACACCATCGCAGAAGGCGTTGTCGCAGCTGCGAAAGAGATCGGCCTCAACCAGCCGCTCGTCGTTCGCCTCGAAGGCACCAACGTCGAGCTCGGCAAGAAGATCTTGAACGAGTCCGGCCTGAACATCGTCGCAGCAGACAGCCTCGCGGACGCAGCGCAAAAGATCGTCGCATTGGTGAAGTAATACGAGCGGAGGAGGGTAACCCAAATGTCTATCTTGATTAACAAAGATACGAAGGTCATGACCCAGGGCATCACGGGTAAAACGGGCCTTTTCCATACAAAGCAAGCGATTGAATACGGAACGAACATGGTTGCAGGCGTAACCCCGGGCAAAGGCGGCACCGAAATCGAAGGCGTGCCGATCTTCAACACCGTGCTGGAAGCGAAGAACGCGACCGGCGCAAACGTTTCGGTCGTGTACGTTCCGCCGGCGTTTGCAGCAGACTCGATCTTGGAAGCGGTAGACGCTGACCTCGATCTCGTCATCTGCATCACCGAGGGCATCCCGGTCATGGACATGATCAAAGTGCGTCGCTTCATGGAAGGCAAGCGCACCCGCCTGATCGGTCCGAACTGCCCGGGCGTGATCACGCCGGGCGAGTGCAAGATCGGCATCATGCCGGGCTACATCCACACCCCGGGCCGCGTGGGCGTTGTTTCCCGCTCCGGCACCTTGACCTATGAAGCGGTGCATCAGCTGACCACGGAAAACATCGGTCAATCCACCGCAGTCGGCATCGGCGGCGACCCGATCAACGGCACCAACTTCATCGATGTTTTGGAACTGTTCCAAAACGACCCGGACACCGACGCGATCATCATGATCGGCGAAATCGGCGGCACTGCGGAAGAAGAAGCGGCTGAGTGGATCCAAGCGAACTGCACCAAGCCGGTTGTCGGCTTCATCGCAGGCGCAACCGCACCTCCGGGCAAGCGCATGGGCCACGCAGGCGCGATCATCTCCGGCGGCAAGGGCACCGCAGCTGAAAAGATTGCGGCGATGGAAGCAGCGGGCATCCGCGTAGCTCCGACCCCGTCCGACCTCGGCTCGACCATGGTCGCACTGCTCAAGGAAAAAGGTCTGCTTGAAAAAGTGACCGTGAAGTAATTTCACACAATCAGCAAGAGAGACTCCTGGGAGTCTCTCTTTTTTATCCGAGAGGGGGAACGTTTGTGCGCGTTGACGATATTTTGCTATGGCTGTCTGTAACGCCCGGCGCAGGCGGGGTTACGGTGCGCCGGCTGTATGACACGTTTGGCTGTTGGGAGAGCGTGTGGGCGGCCGGGGAAGCGGAGATGGAGCGGCAGTCCGGGGTGAAGAAGCAGATCATCCGCTCCCTGGTCGCGACCCGGGCCTCTTTTGACCCGGTGGCGGTGCGCAAGCAGTTTGAGCCGCAAGGGGTGCGCTACGTTTCGCAGGTAAACGGTGAATATCCGCAGATCCTGCATACGCTGTACGATCCGCCTGCAGGTCTGTTTGTGATCGGGACGATTCCGCGAACGGGCGCTGCGGCGCTCGCTGTCGTCGGCGCGCGGACGCTGACCGCCTACGGGCGGCTGGCGACGGAGCGGCTGGTGACAGAGCTTGCTGCAAGCGGCTTGACGATCGTCTCCGG
Proteins encoded:
- a CDS encoding nitroreductase, coding for MDVKDAILTRRNIKQFKPDPVPMEHVEEWLTWASYAPNHRMAEPWIVCVVGPETRAHVKHKTDFGGAPLLLAVASTPAKTAVDRDEHIAAVACFIQNFMLAAHADGVGTGWSSLGVSPRVRELLQLPQGMEIVGFLPVGYPLEVPEAKPRTPIQEKLHQLP
- a CDS encoding DUF2197 domain-containing protein — encoded protein: MNQEYTLRCSLCGTTHEADAASVEQVQAAKEGSSTFICDTCGRKVQFESEQKFR
- the sucC gene encoding ADP-forming succinate--CoA ligase subunit beta → MNIHEYQGKAVLKKYGVAVPNGRVAFTVDEAVQIAEELGGKAVVKAQIHAGGRGKAGGVKLGKSVDEVRTYTEQILGMTLVTHQTGPEGKVVNRLLIEELSDIKKEYYIGLVVDRATQRVVMMASEEGGTEIEEVAAATPEKIFKEAIDPAVGLAAFQAQKLAYAINIPNELVKQAVKFMQGLYNAFVENDCSIAEINPLVVTGDGRVVALDAKLNFDSNALFRHADILELRDLEEEDPKEIEASKFDLTYIALEGNIGCMVNGAGLAMATMDTIQHYGGTPANFLDVGGGATTEKVTAAFKIILSDENVKGILVNIFGGIMKCDTIAEGVVAAAKEIGLNQPLVVRLEGTNVELGKKILNESGLNIVAADSLADAAQKIVALVK
- the sucD gene encoding succinate--CoA ligase subunit alpha, which gives rise to MSILINKDTKVMTQGITGKTGLFHTKQAIEYGTNMVAGVTPGKGGTEIEGVPIFNTVLEAKNATGANVSVVYVPPAFAADSILEAVDADLDLVICITEGIPVMDMIKVRRFMEGKRTRLIGPNCPGVITPGECKIGIMPGYIHTPGRVGVVSRSGTLTYEAVHQLTTENIGQSTAVGIGGDPINGTNFIDVLELFQNDPDTDAIIMIGEIGGTAEEEAAEWIQANCTKPVVGFIAGATAPPGKRMGHAGAIISGGKGTAAEKIAAMEAAGIRVAPTPSDLGSTMVALLKEKGLLEKVTVK